Proteins from a genomic interval of Watersipora subatra chromosome 10, tzWatSuba1.1, whole genome shotgun sequence:
- the LOC137407264 gene encoding ladinin-1-like, which translates to MVSDKSMVSDKFMVSDKSMVSDKSMVSDKSMVSDSLWFQISLVSDKPMVSDKFMVSEKSMVSDRSMFSDKSMVSNNSMVSDRSMVSDNSMVSDNSMVSDKSMVSNNSMVLDKSMVSDKSMVSDKSMVSEKSMVSEKSMVSDKFMVSDNSMVSEKSMVSEKYYRFR; encoded by the coding sequence ATGGTTTCAGATAAGTCTATGGTTTCAGATAAGTTTATGGTTTCAGATAAGTCTATGGTTTCAGATAAATCTATGGTTTCAGATAAGTCTATGGTTTCAGATAGTCTATGGTTTCAGATTAGCCTGGTTTCAGATAAGCCTATGGTTTCAGATAAGTTTATGGTTTCAGAGAAGTCTATGGTTTCAGATAGGTCTATGTTTTCAGATAAGTCTATGGTTTcaaataactctatggtttcagataggtctatggtttcagataactctatggtttcagataactctatggtttcaGATAAGTCTATGGTTTcaaataactctatggttttAGATAAGTCTATGGTTTCAGATAAGTCTATGGTTTCAGATAAGTCTATGGTTTCAGAGAAGTCTATGGTTTCAGAAAAGTCTATGGTTTCAGATAAGTTTATGGTTtcagataactctatggtttcaGAGAAGTCTATGGTTTCGGAAAAGTATTATCGTTTCAGATAA